One window from the genome of Pseudonocardia hierapolitana encodes:
- a CDS encoding peroxidase family protein, with product MSTPTGDDAFLNSLEQDVAAELRRAEASEPDDEAGGLPIDEWMFDPADVQREEIGLRSLLGAVKAMENGSRPSAAPASAHGIHVAARGHCLSLVRAVDRPTGAARYGRMFPDLNPLGTDPQLLMRAGGNGGICDAAAVLGGLGPGDDDASEAAGWPFFGQLIAHDITADRSPIEGDVAPDALRNARAPKLNLEMLYSDGPVGSPYLFDIADPAKFLLGPDGADAPRNHQGVALIGDPRNDVHLFALALHVALLQAHNRTVDLLRENGVPEAEVFERARIILTWHYQWVVVHDFLPRLVGASLVERVLAEGSRWFTPAPGQAYIPLEFADAAFRYGHGQIRHTYRLVNGGPLVPLFPDLVGFGPQPADRRLDLAQVFDLPGRPPAQRAKRLDGRLATSLIGLPEQVTGAVDTAAYRSLAVRDLLRGETTALPSGEAVAQVMNVSPLTADELDQAWPHGTPLWFYILKEAEHRGGGDRLGPVGGRIVAEVLIGLLRADPASYLSLEPDWEPILPADGPDFGLADLLTLGATRDRAGGAAGP from the coding sequence ATGAGCACCCCGACCGGCGATGACGCCTTCCTGAACTCGCTGGAGCAGGACGTCGCGGCAGAACTCCGCCGGGCGGAGGCCAGCGAGCCGGACGACGAGGCGGGCGGTCTCCCGATCGACGAGTGGATGTTCGATCCGGCGGATGTCCAGCGCGAAGAGATCGGACTCCGCAGCCTTCTCGGCGCGGTGAAGGCCATGGAGAACGGCTCCCGGCCCAGCGCCGCCCCGGCATCCGCCCACGGCATCCACGTGGCCGCCCGTGGCCACTGCCTGAGCCTGGTACGGGCCGTGGACCGGCCCACCGGGGCTGCGCGCTACGGGCGGATGTTCCCGGACCTGAACCCGCTGGGCACCGACCCACAGCTGCTGATGCGCGCGGGCGGCAACGGCGGGATCTGCGACGCCGCCGCGGTGCTGGGCGGGCTGGGTCCCGGCGACGACGACGCCTCCGAGGCCGCGGGGTGGCCGTTCTTCGGCCAGCTGATCGCCCACGACATCACCGCCGATCGCTCGCCCATCGAAGGCGACGTCGCGCCTGATGCGCTGCGCAACGCCCGCGCCCCGAAGCTCAACCTGGAGATGCTCTATTCCGACGGCCCGGTCGGGTCGCCGTACCTGTTCGACATCGCCGACCCGGCGAAGTTCCTGCTCGGACCGGATGGCGCCGACGCGCCGCGCAACCACCAGGGCGTCGCCCTGATCGGCGATCCCCGCAACGACGTGCACCTGTTCGCGCTGGCCCTGCACGTCGCCCTGCTGCAGGCGCACAACCGCACCGTCGACCTGCTGCGCGAGAACGGGGTGCCCGAGGCCGAGGTCTTCGAGCGGGCACGGATCATCCTCACCTGGCACTACCAGTGGGTCGTGGTCCATGACTTCCTGCCCCGTCTCGTCGGGGCGAGCCTCGTCGAGCGCGTGCTCGCCGAGGGCAGCCGGTGGTTCACGCCCGCGCCCGGGCAGGCCTACATCCCGCTGGAGTTCGCCGACGCGGCTTTCCGCTACGGCCACGGCCAGATCCGGCACACCTACCGGCTCGTCAACGGCGGTCCGCTGGTGCCGCTCTTCCCCGACCTCGTCGGGTTCGGCCCGCAACCCGCCGATCGTCGCCTGGATCTCGCGCAGGTCTTCGATCTGCCGGGACGCCCGCCCGCGCAGCGCGCCAAACGTCTCGACGGCCGGCTCGCGACCAGCCTGATCGGCCTTCCGGAGCAGGTCACGGGCGCGGTCGACACCGCCGCCTACCGTTCACTCGCGGTCCGCGACCTGCTGCGCGGCGAGACCACCGCGCTGCCAAGCGGGGAGGCGGTCGCGCAGGTCATGAACGTCTCGCCGCTGACGGCGGACGAGCTGGATCAGGCGTGGCCGCACGGCACCCCGCTGTGGTTCTACATCCTCAAGGAGGCCGAGCACCGCGGCGGCGGTGACCGGCTCGGCCCGGTGGGCGGCCGGATCGTGGCGGAGGTCCTGATCGGGCTGCTGCGCGCCGACCCGGCGAGCTACCTGAGCCTCGAACCGGACTGGGAGCCGATCCTCCCCGCCGACGGACCGGACTTCGGCCTGGCGGATCTGCTCACCCTCGGTGCCACGCGCGACCGAGCGGGCGGCGCCGCCGGCCCATGA
- a CDS encoding glycoside hydrolase family 16 protein — MSRFPRRVCCALLGAVAVLVAGCGSPVTGEPDLFEALPAPSPAPTAVPAPLIDDARSPGSRHPGTAGDEWRLVFSDDFDGTRLDPTVWNRYNSVGGFGNGFRRPEAITVEDGMLRITARGNVSGGMNHERSQRYGRWEFRARTDKGRGRGSAILLWPDSLDKEADGELDMMEVPREDRSQAHFVIHYSAQNKLAGNKVAGDFSQWHTFAMDWLPNRITWYVDGVKQFETTDRNVIPTSSMHLAIQLDMGPFEEWILAPDETTPAEVSLEVDWVRVYARR, encoded by the coding sequence ATGTCCCGGTTCCCGCGGCGCGTCTGCTGTGCGCTGCTCGGTGCCGTCGCTGTCCTGGTGGCCGGTTGCGGGAGCCCCGTGACCGGTGAGCCGGACCTGTTCGAGGCGCTGCCGGCGCCATCTCCCGCACCGACCGCCGTCCCCGCCCCGCTGATCGACGACGCGCGCAGCCCGGGCAGCCGGCATCCCGGGACCGCCGGGGACGAGTGGCGGCTGGTGTTCAGCGACGACTTCGACGGGACGCGGCTCGATCCGACCGTGTGGAACCGCTACAACTCCGTGGGCGGGTTCGGCAACGGCTTTCGCCGCCCCGAGGCCATCACCGTCGAGGACGGCATGCTGCGCATCACCGCCCGCGGCAACGTGTCCGGCGGCATGAACCACGAGCGCAGCCAGAGGTACGGGCGTTGGGAGTTCCGCGCCCGCACGGACAAGGGCCGCGGCCGGGGCTCGGCGATCCTGCTGTGGCCGGATTCCCTGGACAAGGAGGCCGATGGCGAGCTGGACATGATGGAGGTGCCGCGGGAGGACCGGTCGCAGGCCCACTTCGTGATCCACTACTCGGCCCAGAACAAGCTCGCGGGCAACAAGGTGGCCGGCGACTTCAGCCAGTGGCACACGTTCGCGATGGACTGGCTGCCCAACCGGATCACGTGGTACGTCGACGGCGTCAAGCAGTTCGAGACCACCGACCGCAACGTGATCCCGACGAGTTCCATGCACCTGGCGATCCAGCTCGACATGGGCCCGTTCGAGGAGTGGATCCTCGCGCCGGACGAGACCACACCCGCCGAGGTCAGCCTCGAGGTCGACTGGGTGCGCGTGTACGCGCGGCGCTAG
- a CDS encoding helix-turn-helix transcriptional regulator, which yields MSSGAVRRRLLGRRSECEALGRLVANVRAGRSRVLVLRGEAGVGKSALVDYLVGSAAGCRIARAVGVESEMELPFAGLHQLCVPMMAHLDRLPGPQRDALSVAFGLSTGSAPDRFMVGLAVLSLLAEVAEEQPLVCVIDDAQWLDQVSAQTLAFVARRLLAERAALVFAVREPVFAPADPLVGLPELVVTGLRDGDARALLESAVPGRIDERVRDRIVAETRGNPLALLELPRGLTAAELAGGFGRPDARPLAGQIEQSFLRRIEALPIATQRLLLSAAAEPLGDVSLLRRVAERLGIEPDAAAAAEAAGLIELGVRVRFHHPLVRSAAYRAASADDRQAVHRALAAATDPESDPDRRAWHRAHGVVEPDESVAGELERSADRAQARGGIAAAAVFLKRSTELTPDPVNRVARALAAAHASFEAGSSDAASELLAAAELGPVGELQRARLARLRARIVFTRRRGRDAVPFLVDAADQLERLGDGQAREAYLESLGAAVFAGRLLGQNGLREVAEAARAAPPASRPPRPIDVLLDGLVARFTEGHVAGAPLLKRALQAFRQDSRPDEDDFIRWYWLAWFVAGDMWDDETSYELTTRAVRLAREAGALNVLPLALTHRAAVHLHAGEFAAASELIEECDALTEATGHAPMGYSKLSLVAWRGEASAASVPFQSDAQDGISWGEGRAIGGVEYVRAVLYNGLGRYQEALASAKRGCEFEDLGVSGFTLVELVEAGVRGDAPEVAGAAMRRLEERTDASGTDWALGVRARSAALLSDGRSADSLYREAIERLERTRVNVHLARAHLVYGEWLRRENRRVDARAQLRTAHEMLSGFGAGAFAERARRELQATGETVRRRSADVREVLTAQEAQIARLAGEGMTNSEIGAELFISPRTVEWHLRKVFTKLDVSSRNKLRGALTRA from the coding sequence ATGTCGAGCGGCGCTGTCCGGCGCAGGTTGCTTGGCAGGCGTAGCGAGTGCGAGGCGCTCGGTCGGCTCGTGGCGAACGTCAGGGCCGGTCGGAGCCGGGTACTGGTCCTGCGCGGTGAGGCGGGGGTCGGCAAGTCCGCGTTGGTGGACTACCTGGTGGGGAGCGCGGCGGGGTGCCGGATCGCGCGCGCCGTCGGCGTCGAGTCCGAGATGGAGCTGCCGTTCGCCGGGCTGCACCAGCTGTGCGTGCCGATGATGGCGCATCTCGATCGCCTTCCCGGCCCGCAACGGGACGCATTGTCCGTCGCGTTCGGGCTGAGCACGGGCAGCGCGCCGGACCGGTTCATGGTCGGGTTGGCGGTGCTGAGCCTGCTGGCCGAGGTGGCGGAGGAACAGCCCCTCGTCTGCGTGATCGACGACGCGCAGTGGCTCGATCAGGTCTCCGCGCAGACGCTGGCCTTCGTCGCGCGTCGGCTGCTCGCGGAGCGGGCGGCGCTGGTGTTCGCGGTGCGCGAGCCGGTGTTCGCCCCGGCCGACCCGTTGGTGGGGCTGCCGGAGCTCGTGGTCACGGGCCTGCGCGACGGTGACGCCCGTGCGCTTCTGGAGTCGGCGGTCCCCGGGCGGATCGACGAGCGGGTCAGGGATCGGATCGTCGCCGAGACCCGCGGCAACCCGCTGGCCCTTCTGGAGCTGCCACGGGGGTTGACGGCGGCGGAGCTGGCCGGTGGGTTCGGGCGTCCCGACGCGCGGCCGCTCGCCGGCCAGATCGAGCAGAGTTTCCTGCGGCGTATCGAGGCGCTCCCGATCGCGACGCAACGGCTGCTGCTGTCCGCGGCCGCCGAGCCGCTGGGGGACGTGTCGTTGTTGCGGCGGGTGGCCGAGCGGCTCGGCATTGAGCCGGACGCAGCGGCCGCGGCCGAGGCGGCGGGGCTGATCGAGCTCGGGGTGCGGGTGCGGTTCCACCATCCGCTGGTGCGCTCGGCCGCGTACCGCGCGGCGAGCGCCGACGACCGCCAGGCCGTCCATCGCGCGTTGGCCGCCGCGACCGATCCCGAGTCCGATCCGGATCGCCGAGCATGGCATCGGGCACATGGGGTGGTGGAACCCGACGAGTCGGTGGCAGGCGAGCTGGAGCGCTCGGCCGACCGGGCGCAGGCCAGGGGCGGAATCGCCGCCGCGGCCGTGTTCCTGAAACGCTCGACCGAGCTGACGCCCGATCCGGTCAACCGCGTCGCACGTGCGCTGGCCGCAGCGCACGCCAGCTTCGAGGCAGGATCCTCCGACGCAGCCTCCGAGCTGCTCGCCGCAGCGGAGCTGGGTCCCGTCGGCGAGCTGCAGCGCGCGCGGCTGGCCCGACTCCGTGCCCGAATAGTGTTCACCCGCCGGCGCGGCCGCGACGCGGTGCCGTTCCTGGTCGATGCGGCCGACCAACTCGAACGACTCGGCGACGGACAGGCCAGGGAGGCCTACCTCGAGTCGTTGGGTGCCGCGGTCTTCGCCGGTCGCCTGCTCGGTCAGAACGGGCTGCGGGAGGTGGCCGAGGCCGCCAGGGCAGCGCCGCCGGCCTCGCGGCCGCCACGGCCGATCGACGTGCTCCTGGACGGGCTGGTGGCGCGGTTCACCGAGGGCCACGTCGCGGGTGCGCCGCTTCTGAAGCGGGCGCTGCAGGCGTTCCGGCAGGATTCCCGACCCGACGAGGACGACTTCATACGCTGGTACTGGCTGGCGTGGTTCGTCGCGGGCGACATGTGGGACGACGAGACGTCGTACGAGCTGACCACGCGCGCGGTCCGGCTGGCTCGCGAGGCCGGGGCGCTCAACGTCCTCCCCCTGGCCCTGACCCACCGTGCTGCCGTGCACCTGCACGCCGGAGAGTTTGCTGCGGCCTCGGAGCTGATCGAGGAGTGCGACGCGCTCACGGAGGCCACCGGCCACGCACCCATGGGGTACTCCAAGCTGTCGCTCGTCGCCTGGCGCGGCGAGGCATCGGCGGCTTCGGTGCCGTTCCAGTCCGATGCCCAGGACGGGATCTCCTGGGGCGAGGGACGAGCCATCGGTGGGGTCGAGTACGTGCGGGCGGTGCTGTACAACGGTCTCGGTCGATACCAGGAGGCCCTGGCCAGCGCGAAACGGGGGTGCGAGTTCGAGGATCTGGGGGTCTCCGGGTTCACACTCGTCGAGCTCGTCGAGGCCGGTGTTCGAGGTGATGCCCCCGAGGTGGCCGGTGCTGCCATGCGACGACTCGAGGAGCGAACCGACGCCAGCGGAACGGACTGGGCCCTCGGCGTACGAGCCCGGTCGGCCGCGCTGCTGAGCGACGGCCGGTCCGCGGACTCGCTGTACCGCGAGGCGATCGAGCGCCTCGAACGCACCCGCGTCAACGTCCACCTCGCCCGTGCTCATCTGGTGTACGGCGAATGGCTGCGCCGGGAGAACCGGCGCGTCGACGCGCGTGCGCAACTCCGGACCGCCCACGAGATGTTGAGCGGTTTCGGCGCCGGGGCGTTCGCCGAGCGCGCTCGTCGTGAACTCCAGGCCACCGGTGAGACGGTCCGTCGACGCTCGGCCGACGTGCGTGAGGTCCTCACCGCGCAGGAGGCCCAGATCGCCCGCCTCGCCGGCGAGGGGATGACGAACTCCGAGATCGGCGCCGAACTGTTCATCAGCCCCCGCACCGTCGAATGGCACCTGCGCAAGGTGTTCACCAAGCTCGACGTCAGCTCGCGCAACAAGCTACGCGGAGCGCTGACCCGCGCCTGA
- a CDS encoding universal stress protein, whose translation MEEARERGLPVVVGIDGSPSALEAARWAAREAARRRTGLRLISAFGWLETRHLHSGGLGVRYRETMLERTREEVSAAAAAAAEAAPGVEISERVVDGFPVPLLLAASRRAGLVVLGDRGLGGFTSLLVGSVAIGLAAGAACPVVVVRGERSSEAGPVVVGVDGSEISDMALGFAFETAARREVPLVAVHAWTDSVLEAAVAPLLDWDAIEADEHRVLAERLAGWGGKYPDVEVRRVVVQDRPAHALIEQASADGAQLVVVGSHGRGSAAGLVLGSVSHAVLHHSPCPVAVVRSERSAAGR comes from the coding sequence ATGGAGGAAGCGCGAGAGCGAGGGCTGCCGGTCGTCGTCGGCATCGACGGGTCGCCTTCGGCGCTCGAGGCCGCCCGCTGGGCGGCGCGCGAAGCCGCGCGTCGCCGGACCGGCCTGCGCTTGATCAGCGCATTCGGCTGGCTCGAGACGAGGCACCTCCACAGCGGGGGACTCGGTGTTCGCTACCGCGAGACGATGTTGGAGCGCACCCGCGAGGAGGTCTCGGCGGCCGCAGCGGCCGCAGCGGAGGCCGCTCCCGGCGTCGAGATCTCCGAGCGTGTCGTCGACGGCTTCCCGGTGCCGCTGCTGCTCGCCGCGTCGCGCCGGGCGGGCCTGGTCGTCCTCGGTGATCGCGGGCTCGGCGGGTTCACGTCCCTGCTCGTCGGTTCGGTGGCCATCGGGCTGGCCGCGGGGGCGGCGTGCCCGGTCGTGGTCGTTCGTGGTGAACGGTCGTCCGAGGCGGGCCCGGTCGTGGTCGGCGTCGACGGCTCGGAGATCAGCGACATGGCGTTGGGCTTCGCCTTCGAGACGGCAGCGCGGCGCGAGGTGCCCCTTGTGGCGGTGCACGCCTGGACCGACAGCGTGCTCGAGGCCGCCGTGGCGCCGCTGCTGGATTGGGACGCCATCGAGGCGGACGAGCATCGCGTGCTCGCCGAGCGCTTGGCGGGGTGGGGAGGGAAGTACCCCGATGTCGAGGTGCGCCGGGTGGTCGTACAGGACCGGCCCGCGCACGCGTTGATCGAGCAGGCGAGCGCCGATGGCGCTCAGCTCGTGGTCGTCGGCTCGCACGGGAGGGGCAGTGCGGCGGGCCTCGTGCTCGGGTCGGTCAGTCACGCGGTGCTGCACCACTCACCGTGCCCGGTCGCGGTCGTCCGGTCCGAGCGGAGTGCCGCTGGGCGGTGA
- a CDS encoding UGSC family (seleno)protein, giving the protein MAVTDWASVFLDPTGAVEGIEDRSLSPRLTTLHGATLGLLDNGKPNAALLLEEVGRQLGERFRLQDVKVFTKGYFGTPVEQTQVERIVATCNFAVTAVGDUGSCSAASLADGILLERAGIPAVSICTEPFRLAADAMARSYGFPGFPYVVTEHPVASLSRDEVRERVSAMLPRILAQLGVEA; this is encoded by the coding sequence GTGGCCGTGACCGACTGGGCGAGCGTGTTCCTGGACCCGACGGGCGCGGTGGAAGGTATCGAGGACCGCTCCCTCTCCCCGCGGCTCACCACCCTGCACGGGGCGACCCTCGGCCTGCTGGACAACGGCAAGCCGAACGCGGCCCTGCTGCTCGAGGAGGTCGGCAGGCAGCTCGGCGAGCGGTTCCGGCTGCAGGACGTGAAGGTGTTCACCAAGGGCTACTTCGGCACGCCCGTGGAGCAGACCCAGGTCGAGCGCATCGTCGCCACCTGCAACTTCGCCGTCACGGCGGTCGGTGATTGAGGCTCGTGCAGCGCGGCCAGTCTGGCCGACGGGATCCTGCTGGAGCGTGCCGGCATTCCGGCCGTCAGCATCTGCACCGAACCGTTCCGCCTCGCCGCTGACGCGATGGCGCGCTCGTACGGCTTCCCCGGCTTTCCGTACGTCGTGACGGAGCACCCGGTGGCGAGCCTCTCGCGGGACGAGGTGCGCGAGCGCGTGAGCGCGATGCTCCCGCGCATCCTCGCGCAACTGGGGGTCGAGGCATGA
- a CDS encoding aspartate aminotransferase family protein, giving the protein MDAFWDDVERHLVRYGPTFTPRIIERAAGSYVYDSDGAAILDFTSGQMSAVLGHSHPDVVRAVSRSVASLDHLFSGMLSRPVVDLARRLSATLPDPLTKTLLLTTGAESNEAAVKMAKLYTGRYEIVSFDRSWHGMTSGAAAATFSAGRRGYGPTLPGNFTLPTPNAYRSPFRRPDGSYDWEAELEYGFALVDQQSTGALAACLVEPILSSGGVIELPPGYLARLKEMCAERGMLLVLDEAQTGLGRTGHMYAFERDGVVPDILTLSKTLGAGLPVAAVVTSGEIEQVCRDRGFLFFTTHVSDPLAATVALTVLDVIERDNLVERAAKLGEQLTERLLRLRADHEVVGDVRGRGLLQGIELVTDKESKAPADALGQAVTAACLDRGLHVNIVQLPGMGGIFRIAPPLTASDEELHAGIDILDAALEAVSSSR; this is encoded by the coding sequence GTGGACGCCTTCTGGGACGACGTCGAACGCCACCTTGTCCGGTACGGACCGACCTTCACGCCGCGCATCATCGAACGCGCGGCAGGCTCCTACGTCTACGACAGTGACGGGGCGGCCATCCTTGACTTCACCTCCGGCCAGATGAGCGCGGTGCTGGGGCACTCGCACCCCGATGTCGTCCGAGCGGTCTCCCGGTCGGTCGCCTCGCTGGACCACCTGTTCAGCGGGATGCTGAGCCGCCCGGTCGTCGACCTGGCCAGAAGGCTGTCGGCGACGTTGCCCGACCCCCTGACCAAGACGCTGCTGCTGACGACCGGTGCGGAGTCCAACGAGGCCGCCGTCAAGATGGCGAAGCTGTACACCGGCAGGTACGAGATCGTCTCGTTCGACCGGTCATGGCACGGGATGACGTCCGGAGCCGCGGCGGCGACCTTCTCCGCCGGGCGCCGGGGGTACGGCCCGACCCTGCCGGGGAACTTCACGCTGCCGACCCCCAACGCCTACCGGTCGCCGTTCCGCAGGCCGGATGGTTCCTACGACTGGGAGGCCGAGCTCGAGTACGGGTTCGCGCTGGTCGACCAGCAGTCGACCGGGGCTCTGGCCGCGTGTCTCGTCGAGCCGATCCTGTCGTCGGGCGGGGTCATCGAACTGCCGCCCGGCTACCTCGCCCGCCTGAAGGAGATGTGCGCCGAGCGCGGCATGCTGCTCGTCCTCGACGAGGCGCAGACCGGTCTCGGGCGAACCGGTCACATGTACGCGTTCGAGCGCGACGGGGTCGTCCCCGACATCCTCACCCTGTCCAAGACGCTCGGCGCGGGCCTGCCGGTCGCGGCGGTGGTGACGAGCGGCGAGATCGAGCAGGTCTGCCGGGACCGCGGCTTCCTCTTCTTCACCACCCACGTCTCCGATCCCCTCGCGGCGACGGTCGCGCTGACCGTCCTCGACGTCATCGAGCGGGACAACCTCGTCGAACGTGCCGCCAAGCTGGGCGAGCAGCTCACGGAGCGGCTGCTGCGGCTGCGCGCCGACCACGAGGTCGTCGGCGACGTCCGCGGCCGTGGGCTCCTGCAGGGCATCGAGCTCGTGACCGACAAGGAGAGCAAGGCCCCCGCCGACGCGCTCGGCCAGGCCGTCACCGCGGCCTGCCTCGACCGGGGGCTGCACGTCAACATCGTCCAGCTGCCGGGCATGGGCGGGATCTTCCGGATCGCCCCGCCGCTCACGGCGAGCGACGAGGAGCTCCACGCCGGCATCGACATCCTCGACGCCGCGCTCGAGGCCGTCAGCTCGTCCCGGTAG